In Nodosilinea sp. PGN35, the genomic stretch CCGGGCCTGGTGGCGGGAAGGGTCGGCGAAACCTTTTTTGACATGCCCGTGGGGATGCCGCCGGGGGCGGTGGGGGAAGCCTACTGGAACTTTGGCCTGCCGGGGGTGGCGATCGCCTTCTTTTTGTTTGGTATCTTCACTCGCTGGCTGGCCGACAGCTTTCGCACCTATGCCGACCAGCCCGCCGCCATTGTGCTATACGTGATCACGCTGTTTTTGTTTGCAGAACCCTCGGGCCTGAGCATCATTGCCTGGCTGATGATGCTGGTGCCTGCGGTGGCCTTTTTAATGGCGATCGGGGCCATGAGTTTGGGAAAGTCTGCGGCGGCTGAAGGGCGATCGTGAGCCGTCAAAGAACATGTTTGAAATCTGCTGTTTACTTCTGTTTCGCTTCACGGCAGGCTCACAAAACCGATCTACGATCAAGATAAGAGAGAGGTGCATTTGAGCAACTTCAAAGCTTTAAGCAATTGGCTCCAAAGCACTGCCTCCCAAACCCAAAAGAGCCAGTGTTTTTATTCCTAGAAAATAATAAATCCACTGGACTCATCTTCCTGAGCAAATGGAGGAAACGTTATGGCGATTATGCAACGCGATTCCCTGGACAAACTTACCCATTGGGAACCTTTTAGAGGCATTGAACAGCTACATCAAGAGATGAATCACCTGTTTGATCGGCTCCTGCAAGAGGGCAATGGCGGTGAGCGATCGCTCACTTTTATCCCCTCCGCCGAGCTAGAAGAAACTGAGCAGGAAATTCATCTCAAGCTCGAAGTGCCGGGCATGGAAGCGAAGGATCTAAACGTGGAAGTGACTGAGTCAACGGTGTCGATCAAAGGCGAACGCAAGTCCGAGTCTAAAACCGAAGAGAAGGGAGTTGTGCGTTCAGAATTTCGCTACGGCAGCTTTGAGCGGGTAATTCCGCTGCCGGCCCCGATTCAAACCGCCCATGTGCAAGCCAACTACAAAAACGGCCTGCTGACCCTGACGTTGCCTAAGGTTCAATCAGCGCCTCAGTCTACGGTGAAGGTCAATATCAGTTAGGCCCTCAGACATCTAAATTCCGCCTGCCCCCATAAACCGGGGGCAGGCCCCTGG encodes the following:
- a CDS encoding Hsp20/alpha crystallin family protein, producing the protein MNHLFDRLLQEGNGGERSLTFIPSAELEETEQEIHLKLEVPGMEAKDLNVEVTESTVSIKGERKSESKTEEKGVVRSEFRYGSFERVIPLPAPIQTAHVQANYKNGLLTLTLPKVQSAPQSTVKVNIS